The Devosia sp. YIM 151766 genome includes a region encoding these proteins:
- a CDS encoding glycosyltransferase family 4 protein produces MRILLVAPTCDGTDIGEAWIAHQWARGLAEHHEVTLLTYHKRGRKPAADQLDGVRVIEWVEPPFLGKAERLNSMLAPGYLAFYYQARRWIRRALARGEHFDVVHQPVPVAMRYPSPAAGLGLKMVIGPIGGGLDSPSAFKGAQDTDPWYVRLRQLDGLRLAYDPLLRRTYEQAACVLGIAPYVADKLSALSLSRFEVMADTALASAPPPPMDRIGRKGPVRALFVGRLVRSKGVRDVVRAMAKCTDLSLRLDVVGEGPERAACEALASTLGLTASITFHGRRPRNEVERFYGEADMFVFPSYREAGGSVVIEAMGHGLPLIVCDRGGPSASTHDSCAIRLPVTTPEALAEDVATAMRRLVMDKALRIAMGQAAHRHVQRTGLWEQRIARANALYAELSLPESAMEKVTSAASLSS; encoded by the coding sequence ATGCGCATACTGCTGGTTGCGCCGACATGCGATGGCACGGATATAGGCGAGGCTTGGATCGCTCATCAGTGGGCAAGGGGTCTTGCCGAGCACCATGAGGTGACTTTGCTCACTTACCACAAGCGTGGACGCAAACCAGCGGCGGATCAACTTGATGGGGTGAGGGTAATCGAGTGGGTGGAGCCCCCTTTTCTTGGGAAGGCCGAACGGCTCAACAGCATGCTGGCGCCAGGATATTTGGCTTTTTATTATCAGGCTCGCAGATGGATCCGTAGGGCATTAGCGCGAGGTGAACATTTCGATGTGGTGCACCAGCCCGTTCCAGTGGCGATGCGCTACCCTTCCCCCGCTGCCGGCTTAGGGCTGAAGATGGTCATCGGGCCGATCGGTGGCGGGCTCGACTCGCCATCGGCGTTCAAAGGCGCCCAGGACACTGACCCCTGGTATGTCAGGCTTCGGCAGTTAGATGGTTTGCGGCTCGCATACGACCCATTGCTTCGCCGTACATATGAGCAGGCCGCATGCGTACTCGGGATCGCGCCTTACGTGGCGGACAAACTCTCCGCTTTGAGCCTTTCGCGCTTCGAGGTCATGGCCGACACCGCGCTGGCTTCCGCGCCGCCGCCCCCAATGGACCGGATCGGAAGAAAAGGACCGGTCCGCGCGCTTTTCGTGGGGCGCCTGGTGCGCAGCAAGGGAGTGCGTGACGTCGTCAGGGCGATGGCCAAGTGCACCGACCTCTCGCTCAGGCTCGATGTGGTCGGCGAGGGGCCAGAGAGGGCCGCCTGCGAGGCCCTTGCGAGCACACTCGGACTGACCGCCAGCATCACCTTTCACGGACGTAGGCCGCGAAACGAGGTCGAACGGTTCTACGGCGAAGCGGATATGTTCGTGTTTCCCAGCTACCGCGAAGCCGGTGGGAGTGTGGTGATCGAGGCGATGGGACACGGCCTGCCACTCATCGTCTGCGACCGCGGTGGGCCATCTGCGTCCACACATGACAGTTGTGCCATCCGGCTGCCGGTCACAACGCCGGAGGCGCTGGCGGAGGACGTCGCCACCGCCATGCGTCGGCTGGTAATGGACAAGGCCCTGCGGATAGCAATGGGGCAGGCCGCACACCGGCATGTGCAGCGCACGGGCCTCTGGGAGCAGCGCATTGCCCGCGCCAATGCGCTCTATGCCGAACTCTCCTTGCCGGAATCGGCGATGGAAAAGGTCACGTCAGCTGCTTCACTGTCCTCGTGA
- a CDS encoding polysaccharide deacetylase family protein has translation MDKSIHGGGGALTIINFHGIGEPARVLEPGEGPFWLSRDQFCTVLDRIASRPDLHRFAITFDDSNTSDLTIAVPELQKRGLTATFFILTGRFGSQGSLDEAGVKEITASGMEIGSHGIDHLDLTRLNPPELGEELSQSKAALEDICQTPVEALSIPFGHYDARVLRAIRAAGYRTAYNSDGGGAYQVQFLRPRRSLRRDMTMHDFDRILAGEPGLLRRLRRAVTRTVKQLT, from the coding sequence ATGGACAAGTCTATCCACGGGGGCGGCGGCGCGTTGACGATCATCAACTTCCACGGAATCGGCGAGCCGGCCCGTGTCCTGGAGCCTGGCGAAGGCCCCTTCTGGCTTAGCCGCGACCAGTTCTGCACCGTCCTCGATCGCATCGCGTCCCGCCCCGACCTGCACCGCTTTGCGATAACCTTTGACGACAGCAACACATCTGACCTGACCATCGCCGTTCCCGAACTGCAAAAGCGCGGGCTGACAGCCACATTCTTCATCCTGACCGGTCGGTTCGGCTCGCAAGGCTCGCTGGATGAGGCCGGTGTAAAGGAAATCACAGCCTCCGGCATGGAAATCGGCAGCCACGGCATCGACCATCTCGACCTGACGCGTCTCAATCCTCCAGAACTCGGTGAGGAGCTGAGTCAATCGAAGGCGGCGCTGGAGGACATATGCCAGACGCCTGTCGAAGCCCTGTCTATTCCTTTCGGCCATTATGATGCCCGGGTGCTGCGCGCCATACGTGCCGCTGGATATCGAACGGCCTACAACAGCGACGGGGGCGGCGCATATCAGGTCCAGTTCCTGCGCCCGCGCCGATCCTTACGGCGGGACATGACGATGCACGATTTTGACCGTATCCTGGCAGGCGAACCTGGCCTGCTGCGCCGCCTGCGCCGCGCCGTCACGAGGACAGTGAAGCAGCTGACGTGA